The Paraburkholderia sp. FT54 sequence CGTGAAGCCTGCGAGCAGGACGAGCAAGGCGGCATTGCGCCAGAAGTCGGCGTTCATCATCGCGAGGTGTCCAGGTTCGAAATCTTGTTGATCGACCACAGCCCGATCGTGAGCAGCACGGCGGCGAGGGCGAGAATCTTGTGTCCGGCCCGGGTATGCGTGAGCGTGTCGAGATACGGCCGATTGGCGATATAGATAAAGCCCATGAGCGCGAACGGAACGACTGCGATCATCTTGCTGGCGAGCCGCCCTTCCGCCGTGAGCGCCTTGCTTTTTGCGCGGATATCGCGCCGCATGCGCACTATGCCCGCGAGGTTCTCGAGCGTATCGCCGAGATTGCCGCCCGTTTCGCGTTGCAGGACCAGGCAGACCGAAAAGAACGAGAAGTCGGCGAGTCGCAGGCGCACCGCTGCCTGTTCGAGCACCTCCTTCAGGTCGGCGCCCACGAGCAGCGCATCGCCCATGGTGCGAAATGTCGTGCGCACCGGCTCCTCGCTTTCGACCCCGGCGACGCAGATCGCCTGCACAACGGGAATACCGGCACGCACCGCGCGAATGATGAGGTCGATCGTATCGGGAAAAACGGCGAGAAAGCGGTTCCTGAAACGCGCGATCTGCCAGTGATAGGCCCAACGCACGACGAGAACGGGGATTGCGATGCAGGCGAGCACGCGCAGCGCGAGCCCCACAGGAACGAACGCAGTGGCGATCACCGATGCAATGAGGGCAGCGAAAGCGATGACGTAAATCGCGCGAACACCGCCCGGGCCGCTGACGGTGCGTACGCGTTCATGCCAGGCCGAGACGACGGCGAAGAGTGCGTCCTGGTCGGCGAGGCTGCGCTTGGGGTGCAGCAGTTGCTCCTGAAGACTCGCGTCGCGCTCGGCGAGGGCGGCCTTGCTTTCGTCGCGCACCCTGGCCACACGTGCGCGGATGCGCGTACCCGCCTGCTGGCGTGCGATGCCGCGCAACGCGTGCACGATGAGCCCCCCGACCATGAGGGCGAAGAAGGCGCCGAGGCCGATGACGTCCGCGGGTCTCATGATTGCATCGCCGTGAGCAGCGCCTCTTCGAGGCCATAGTAGGCAGCGCGCTGGGCGAATACCGGACGCAGCGACGAGCATTCGAACATGCCGCGTACCTGCTCTTCGTAAGCGGTTCCGTTGTAGCGGAACGTGAACAGATCCTGGGTGATGACGATGTCGCCTTCCATGCCCGCGATCTCGGTCACATGAGTCACGCGCCGCACGCCGTCGCGCATGCGTTCGATTTGCACGATCAGATGGACGGCGCTGGCAATCTGCCGCCGGATCGACATCAGCGGCAAATTGCCGTTGGCCATCATCACCATGCTCTCGAGCCGCGTGATCGCATCGCGCGGCGTGTTCGCGTGGACCGTCGTCATCGATCCGTCGTGGCCCGTATTCATCGCCTGCAATACGTCGAATGCTTCCGTGCCGCGCGTCTCGCCGAGGATGAGCCGGTCCGGGCGCATACGCAGCGCGTTGCGCACGAGGTCCCGTTGAGAGATCCCGCCAAGGCCTTCGCTGTTTTCGGAGCGCGTCTCGAGGCTGACGACATGCGGCTGTTGCAGTTGCAGCTCAGCGGCATCCTCTATCGTGACGACGCGCTCGGTTTCGTCGATAAAGCGGGAGAGCGCATTGAGCAGTGTTGTCTTGCCGGAGCCCGTGCCGCCGGAGATGACGACGTTCAGGCGGGACGCGGTTGCGATGCGCAATACGTCCACCATCTGCGTGGAGATGTTGCCTTGCTGCGCCATCCGGCCGAGTGTGATGTTGCGTTTGGCGAACTTTCGGATCGAGATCGATGCGCCGCGCAGCGCGATCGGCGGCAGCACGACGTTCACGCGGCTGCCGTCGGCAAGACGTGCATCGACCATCGGGCTGCTTTCGTCGACGCGCCGCCCGATTGCCGCTGCGATGCGCTGCGCCACGTTGATGACGTGCGCGTTGTCGCGGAACTTGAGCGCCGTCAGTTCAAGGCGGCCGCCGCGCTCGACGTAGACCTGGTCCGGTCCGTTCACGAGAATATCGGTGACGCGTTCGTCCGCGAGCAAGGGCTCGATTGGTCCGATGCCGAACATGTCGTTGAGAATCTCGTCGACGACGAGCGTCTGCTCGGCCAGCGTCAGCGACAAACGCTCGCGGGTGGTCGTCTCGACTGCGATCTGCTCGATGCCCGTGCGTACCTCGCTGCGTGACATCATGAGCGCCGCCGACATATTCATCGACGCAAAGACGGCCGAACGAATTGCCCTGAACGTCTCGGAGCGGATCAGCGCTTCATTGCGGTCCGCGGCTGAGTGGCTCATTGCTGCGGGTGTAGCGCTCGACGAGGCCAGCGGCGTCTCGCGCTTGCTCGCTTCCGGCTCGGCTGCCGCGGAGCCGGTGACCGCCCCGGATTCCCGAGGCTCGTCGTGATCGGCGAACGACGGACTGGTCGAGAGGGGGGTGCGCCGGCCGAACATCAGCTCACCTTCCGCGTGGGCAACAGGCGCTTATACCATGGCTCGCGGGCCACTGCCGTGTCGCTGCCCGTGATCGCATCGGCCAGCGACACGATGGCCGATGCGAACGGCGAGCGATGTGCGTGGGCAAGCCTTCCAGCTTCACCGAGGTTCTCGGCGAGGGCAAGACTCTGCGGCTCGTAGGGCAGCGAATGCACGGACCCGCGTGCGAGCGCGTTGACGAAATCGTCCTCGCGAACGCGCCCGGGCACAGGCTGCTGTGCTTCGTTGAGCAGCACCGTGATGGCGGGCGCGGCGTCGAGGGTCTGTGCGAAACGGCAAAGCCGCGCGGCTTCGCGCGCCGAATGCACGGAGAAGTCGGCGACGACGTGGACCGTCGAGCTGCTATCGAGGGCTTCCTCGACGAGTCTGCCCGCGCGCCCAGGCAGATCGAGCATGATGTAGTGGAAGTGATGCTTGAGCATCGTGACAAGCTCGCTCAGCGCGCCCGTGCGCAAGGCGAACTCCTGGTTGTACGGGAGCTCCGCCGCAAGCACGAGAAGACGATCGCTCTGGGCAACGAAAGCCTGATTGATTAATTGCTGGTCGAGTCGCTGCGGGTTCTGCAGCAATTCAATAAGCCCGTTGTTGGCGGCGACGCCGAGCATCGACGCGGCCGCGCCGCCGTACGGGTCGAGGTCGACATAAGCGATCCGGCGCCGCGTCGTGTCGGCAAGATGAGAAGCAAGTGCGGTGGCGATTGTCGTGACGCCGACGCCGCCTCGCGCGCCAACGAACGAGAGCACCTTGCCCGTGCGTGCCGACGTGCCGTCGTCGATGGCCGTCAGCGCGCGCCGGACGAGTTCCGCGGTGAGCGGCTTGACGAGATAGTCCTGCACGCCGATATGCAGCAGGCTGCGATAGAGCCCGACGTCGTTGCGCTCGCCAACGACGATGACTGCAACCGAAGGGTCGACGGCCTCGGCGAGCCGCGTGAGATCGGAAATCGGCATCGTCGATCCCGTCACATCGACGATCAGGTGGCGCGGCGACTCCTTCAGTGAAGTCATGATCCCGACCGCGTCGTCGAGCGAACCGAGCGTGACGTGCGAGGTCGCGATGCCCTGATCGACGACGACGCTCTTGACGACCTCGATGCTTTGCGCGTCGGAGACGACGGCGATGAGTTTCTCGGCGCCAGACGGTTGTGCCCGGCGTTTGAGGATGTTCGATTCGAAAGCGCCCATGTGTGCAATCTCCGTTAGCGAGATCCCGACGACGAGCCCGTCGTCGAGTTCGACGAAGATGACGAAGAACTCGAATAGTCCGAGCTCAACGGTTTCGCCCGGTCTTCCTGGTAGCGCCGTACCGCGCTCGCGGCGAGCGGTGCGTCCGCGCCCGCGTAGGGCATGGGCGCCGCGAGGTCGGCTGGGCGCGCGAGCATCGCGGCCAGGTTCGAGTAGGTCGCGCAGCCGAACGCCACACCGGGCCGCGCCTGGCCCGCATCGCGCATGCC is a genomic window containing:
- a CDS encoding AAA family ATPase; amino-acid sequence: MGAFESNILKRRAQPSGAEKLIAVVSDAQSIEVVKSVVVDQGIATSHVTLGSLDDAVGIMTSLKESPRHLIVDVTGSTMPISDLTRLAEAVDPSVAVIVVGERNDVGLYRSLLHIGVQDYLVKPLTAELVRRALTAIDDGTSARTGKVLSFVGARGGVGVTTIATALASHLADTTRRRIAYVDLDPYGGAAASMLGVAANNGLIELLQNPQRLDQQLINQAFVAQSDRLLVLAAELPYNQEFALRTGALSELVTMLKHHFHYIMLDLPGRAGRLVEEALDSSSTVHVVADFSVHSAREAARLCRFAQTLDAAPAITVLLNEAQQPVPGRVREDDFVNALARGSVHSLPYEPQSLALAENLGEAGRLAHAHRSPFASAIVSLADAITGSDTAVAREPWYKRLLPTRKVS
- a CDS encoding type II secretion system F family protein, coding for MRPADVIGLGAFFALMVGGLIVHALRGIARQQAGTRIRARVARVRDESKAALAERDASLQEQLLHPKRSLADQDALFAVVSAWHERVRTVSGPGGVRAIYVIAFAALIASVIATAFVPVGLALRVLACIAIPVLVVRWAYHWQIARFRNRFLAVFPDTIDLIIRAVRAGIPVVQAICVAGVESEEPVRTTFRTMGDALLVGADLKEVLEQAAVRLRLADFSFFSVCLVLQRETGGNLGDTLENLAGIVRMRRDIRAKSKALTAEGRLASKMIAVVPFALMGFIYIANRPYLDTLTHTRAGHKILALAAVLLTIGLWSINKISNLDTSR
- a CDS encoding CpaD family pilus assembly lipoprotein; this translates as MNPRLSLIATILAGVASACLTSCMAARPPLGMPDPSVIGFTPGDGGRATPPACETLTQHSGMRDAGQARPGVAFGCATYSNLAAMLARPADLAAPMPYAGADAPLAASAVRRYQEDRAKPLSSDYSSSSSSSSNSTTGSSSGSR
- a CDS encoding CpaF family protein; this translates as MFGRRTPLSTSPSFADHDEPRESGAVTGSAAAEPEASKRETPLASSSATPAAMSHSAADRNEALIRSETFRAIRSAVFASMNMSAALMMSRSEVRTGIEQIAVETTTRERLSLTLAEQTLVVDEILNDMFGIGPIEPLLADERVTDILVNGPDQVYVERGGRLELTALKFRDNAHVINVAQRIAAAIGRRVDESSPMVDARLADGSRVNVVLPPIALRGASISIRKFAKRNITLGRMAQQGNISTQMVDVLRIATASRLNVVISGGTGSGKTTLLNALSRFIDETERVVTIEDAAELQLQQPHVVSLETRSENSEGLGGISQRDLVRNALRMRPDRLILGETRGTEAFDVLQAMNTGHDGSMTTVHANTPRDAITRLESMVMMANGNLPLMSIRRQIASAVHLIVQIERMRDGVRRVTHVTEIAGMEGDIVITQDLFTFRYNGTAYEEQVRGMFECSSLRPVFAQRAAYYGLEEALLTAMQS